One window of the Nicotiana tabacum cultivar K326 chromosome 4, ASM71507v2, whole genome shotgun sequence genome contains the following:
- the LOC107814180 gene encoding G-type lectin S-receptor-like serine/threonine-protein kinase SD3-1 gives MDRGDRIASYSNLLLSVSIGFLLFSVVSSQIPLGSKLTVEENNYWVSSNGNYAVGFLNSSDQYIFGVRFNSICIPSSEQTAIWTVGNVKVSSKAYFELSSGGEMILFDPATEKIVWQSKTGNASVGSAVLLDNGNFVLLNRNKIAVWQSFESPSDTLLPGQSLSVGHTLRASSRDSLASYYSLVMNVSGEMQLRWDSTVIYWTVGGPSQPAVRSILGSDGILRLLDQRSKVVSSVYGEDHSDPDVKFRFMRLDSDGNLRMYSWETNATSWRTVWQAVINQCDVFATCANQGICIFNASDSYVCQCPFRSTRDSNTKCLIPYKPSCESGSSMIRYDHMYLYGIYPPNKTVVQTSLQQCRSLCQKDPSCHAASFINNGTAQCHMMKSQYIGGQSDPSLGSITFVKTCSDPIAVLPAPIPAPRKVSHKICVACLLEVAAGSVVVFFMLQFGIGVYLFRRRKSMMQKSAPAHTVPNATGCIVFSYSEIKDLTDNFKQQIGQNVFEGVLPDNRLVAVKDLNASIEERRFRSAVLKIGSIYHKNLLRLDGYCCESGHRLLVYELSKYGSVDKCLEEPRMCKRLTWRKRIDISLSVARAISYLHTGCREFVSHGNLKCENVFLDDELEAKVSEFGLRTIQAEASSSGGQAETDVKDFGKMMVVLITGRQDVDEACYWAYEKWVKAEREMATDQRIEGGVVLEELERAFRIAFWCLQGDERMRPSMGEVVKVLEGTLSVDPPPPPFAHNQQRPPEDESPYESYSEL, from the coding sequence ATGGATAGAGGAGATAGAATAGCCTCTTATTCGAATTTGCTGCTTTCTGTCTCTATTGGGTTCTTGCTCTTTTCAGTAGTCAGTTCACAAATTCCGTTGGGTTCCAAACTAACCGTAGAAGAGAACAATTATTGGGTCTCATCCAATGGGAACTATGCAGTAGGATTCTTGAACTCCTCGGACCAGTATATCTTTGGTGTCCGTTTCAATTCGATTTGTATTCCTAGCAGTGAACAAACAGCCATTTGGACTGTAGGGAATGTTAAAGTTAGTAGCAAAGCATATTTTGAGCTTTCCAGTGGTGGGGAAATGATACTGTTTGATCCAGCAACGGAAAAAATTGTTTGGCAAAGCAAAACTGGCAATGCATCTGTTGGATCAGCTGTTCTGCTTGATAATGGCAACTTCGTTCTGTTAAATAGGAATAAGATTGCTGTTTGGCAGAGTTTTGAAAGTCCATCTGACACATTGCTTCCTGGCCAGAGTTTATCTGTTGGCCATACTCTTCGAGCTTCTAGCAGGGATTCTTTAGCAAGTTATTACAGTCTTGTTATGAATGTTTCTGGTGAGATGCAACTTAGGTGGGACTCCACTGTCATTTACTGGACTGTTGGGGGTCCTTCTCAACCTGCTGTCCGGTCCATTCTTGGCTCTGACGGAATCCTCCGACTACTTGATCAAAGATCGAAAGTTGTTTCGTCTGTCTATGGTGAAGACCACAGTGATCCTGATGTGAAGTTTCGGTTCATGAGACTAGATTCTGATGGTAATCTTCGGATGTACTCATGGGAAACTAATGCCACGTCATGGAGAACAGTTTGGCAAGCTGTAATCAATCAGTGTGATGTCTTTGCGACCTGTGCTAACCAAGGTATATGCATCTTTAATGCATCGGACTCTTATGTTTGTCAGTGTCCATTTAGATCTACTAGAGACTCAAACACCAAATGTCTGATTCCATACAAACCAAGTTGTGAGTCTGGTTCATCCATGATCCGATATGATCATATGTACTTGTACGGGATATACCCACCAAACAAAACAGTTGTGCAAACCAGTTTGCAGCAGTGTAGAAGTCTGTGTCAGAAAGACCCGTCCTGCCATGCCGCATCCTTCATCAACAATGGGACTGCACAATGCCACATGATGAAGTCCCAATACATTGGCGGTCAATCAGACCCCTCTTTGGGTTCCATTACTTTTGTCAAGACTTGTTCAGATCCAATTGCTGTTTTACCTGCGCCTATACCTGCTCCGAGAAAGGTATCACATAAGATCTGTGTTGCTTGTCTATTAGAAGTCGCTGCTGGATCAGTTGTtgtgtttttcatgcttcaattcGGGATTGGAGTTTACCTGTTCAGGAGAAGGAAAAGTATGATGCAGAAATCTGCTCCGGCCCATACAGTGCCTAATGCTACCGGTTGCATCGTGTTTTCTTACTCCGAAATCAAAGATCTGACAGACAATTTTAAGCAACAAATTGGACAGAATGTGTTCGAAGGTGTACTTCCAGATAACAGGCTTGTTGCGGTTAAAGATCTTAATGCCTCTATAGAAGAAAGGAGATTTCGGAGTGCAGTCCTAAAAATAGGAAGTATATATCACAAAAATCTTTTGAGGCTGGACGGTTATTGCTGTGAGTCAGGCCACAGGTTATTGGTTTATGAGCTTTCCAAATATGGTTCGGTTGACAAATGTTTAGAAGAACCTAGAATGTGCAAGAGATTGACATGGCGGAAAAGAATAGATATATCTTTGTCAGTGGCGAGGGCCATATCGTACTTGCATACAGGATGTAGGGAGTTTGTTAGTCATGGAAATTTGAAATGTGAAAACGTGTTCTTAGATGATGAATTAGAGGCTAAAGTTAGTGAATTTGGGCTGAGGACGATTCAAGCTGAGGCGTCAAGTAGTGGGGGACAAGCAGAGACAGATGTAAAAGATTTTGGCAAGATGATGGTTGTATTAATCACCGGACGCCAAGATGTGGATGAGGCTTGTTATTGGGCatatgaaaaatgggtaaaaGCTGAAAGGGAAATGGCCACTGATCAGCGAATTGAGGGTGGCGTCGTCTTGGAAGAGTTAGAACGAGCATTTAGAATTGCATTTTGGTGCTTACAAGGTGATGAACGTATGAGGCCATCAATGGGAGAGGTAGTCAAGGTACTGGAGGGCACTCTGTCTGTCGATCCTCCACCACCTCCTTTTGCTCATAACCAACAGAGGCCACCTGAAGACGAATCACCATATGAATCATATTCAGAACTGTAA
- the LOC107805941 gene encoding disease resistance protein Roq1 produces MADQKGKDQSSNIQPSFALGPWKYDVFLSCIGGDASQNFVDQLYLKLCQVRINTFKTDDVSAEVVMNAIEGSIIFIIVLSKNYASSRRCLNELLHILELKKNSKRLLLPIFYDIDPSDVRKQTGIFAEAFERHRTCSQSEQTIQYWKTALNKVGNLSGWDLRHAAEGFESKFIRIIIEEVLHEVKSRTPLYVTKHPVALSPRVNQIEKLLFKGDGDDVRVIGIHGMGGIGKTTLAKAVFNQVFQHFEASCFLENVKSEASERHNGLVHLQEQLLGTILRRKIKVHNVDEGITLIKEGIWQKKVFIVLDDVDDQCQLNALLGERDWLRPGSRVVITTRDKHLLKELHLNEQYEAMKLDHKSSLQLFTLHAFRNAPPAEDYSMLVDGIVTYCAGVPLALQVLGAYLSDKKIEEWKNAVDKLKMIPSNDIHTKLRISFDGLPDDFTKAAFLDIAYFFFKIQKSEVVGIFTACGFYPEVEICELIDKSLLTIDENKHLNMHNLIRDMGREIVHRESPDNPGKRSRLWCAKDISDVLIGHKGTKAVEGIVLESSALKEVPFSTKAFEKMAKLRLLRINHLQLYGSFQYLPKSLKYLHWHYCPLKCLPSDFCLENLVILNMSFGKFKESQAPLKYFKCLKSLVFYSCEYLKKSPEFVGLHSLEKLSFGYCSNLMGLDSTIGELKRLRILNVADCKNLRELPRRICELKSLEILYLDSCTKLEELPDDLGKLEGLKELNAVATAITRLPGSVGHLKNLEMLLLLQDLVLKRQSKFSDIFSTWLQPKGSLSRVGYLPSSVSSLSALKVLQIENWNMTEDDIPFSLASLSSLQNLCFSNNKFHVIPFNLCDLSSLKHLNLSECPNLKSIPEIPPTLQNLRAYNCKSLERLPNLSGLKRLKELELFRCEMLTEIQGLENLDSVREISLWSCKSFGRLLDVSNLSKLKNLDLSHCERLIEIRGLDNLRSIRYINLFNCKGLKNPFTENFFKVHYEHGSELQLGLCNSNVPNWFSYKVDGCSMCFNMPLQVESTFLGMFLWVVYGTVDETKNVYPKATIVDETNGVEFNHRLWTTISFAENSSIHYIPRNYFKCPVKGRETMSILIECYDFPTEDFVKKCGVYLLYKDKNGPVHSLSPGFL; encoded by the exons ATGGCTGATCAGAAAGGCAAAGATCAATCATCTAATATTCAGCCTTCGTTTGCACTTGGTCCTTGGAAATATGATGTGTTCTTGagttgtataggtggtgatgcTTCACAAAACTTTGTAGATCAACTATACTTAAAACTTTGCCAAGTTAGgataaacacattcaaaactGATGATGTTTCAGCTGAAGTAGTGATGAATGCAATCGAAGGATCAATCATTTTTATTATTGTTCTTTCCAAAAACTATGCCTCATCTAGAAGGTGTCTTAATGAGCTTCTACATATCCTTGAGCTCAAGAAGAATTCCAAACGGTTACTTCTTCCTATATTCTATGATATCGACCCTTCTGATGTGCGCAAGCAAACTGGAATTTTCGCTGAAGCCTTTGAAAGGCATAGAACATGTTCTCAATCAGAGCAAACCATTCAATATTGGAAAACTGCCCTCAATAAAGTTGGTAATTTATCTGGATGGGATCTCAGGCATGCTGCTGAAGG GTTTGAATCAAAATTTATCCGTATTATCATTGAGGAAGTCTTACACGAAGTCAAATCTCGAACACCCCTTTATGTTACCAAGCACCCCGTGGCTCTTTCTCCCCGTGTTAATCAAATAGAGAAGTTATTGTTCAAAGGAGACGGTGATGATGTTCGTGTGATTGGGATTCACGGCATGGGTGGAATTGGCAAAACAACTCTTGCAAAAGCTGTGTTTAACCAAGTTTTTCAGCATTTCGAGGCAAGTTGCTTTCTTGAAAATGTGAAATCAGAGGCTTCTGAAAGACATAATGGATTAGTTCATTTACAAGAGCAACTTCTTGGAACGATTCTTAGGAGAAAGATCAAAGTGCACAATGTGGATGAGGGCATTACATTGATCAAAGAAGGGATTTGGCAGAAAAAGGTTTTCATAGTCCTTGATGATGTGGATGATCAATGCCAGTTAAATGCATTACTTGGAGAACGTGATTGGCTTCGCCCGGGTAGTAGAGTTGTTATAACAACCCGAGACAAGCATTTGCTCAAAGAACTACATTTGAATGAGCAATATGAAGCCATGAAATTGGATCACAAAAGCTCTTTACAACTCTTCACTTTACATGCCTTTAGAAATGCACCACCGGCTGAAGACTATAGTATGCTTGTCGATGGCATTGTAACTTACTGTGCAGGAGTTCCACTGGCTCTTCAAGTTTTGGGCGCTTATTTGTCTGATAAAAAGATTGAAGAATGGAAAAATGCAGTGGACAAATTAAAGATGATTCCTTCTAACGATATTCATACAAAACTCAGAATAAGCTTTGATGGACTTCCTGATGATTTTACTAAAGCTGCTTTCCTTGATATTgcttatttcttcttcaaaatccAGAAGAGTGAGGTCGTAGGTATATTCACAGCTTGCGGTTTCTACCCTGAGGTTGAAATTTGCGAATTGATTGACAAATCTTTGTTAACAATCGATGAAAATAAGCATTTGAATATGCATAATTTGATCCGGGATATGGGACGAGAAATTGTTCATAGGGAATCACCCGATAACCCGGGGAAGCGTAGCAGATTATGGTGCGCTAAAGACATTTCCGATGTACTCATAGGACACAAG GGCACAAAAGCAGTTGAAGGAATAGTCCTTGAATCTTCAGCATTGAAGGAAGTACCTTTTAGTACAAAAGCATTTGAAAAAATGGCCAAGTTAAGACTCCTACGCATCAATCATTTGCAGTTATATGGAAGTTTTCAGTATTTACCAAAGTCACTAAAATATTTGCATTGGCACTATTGTCCTTTGAAATGCTTGCCATCTGACTTTTGTCTGGAGAATCTTGTCATTCTCAACATGAGTTTTGGCAAATTCAAGGAATCCCAAGCGCCGTTAAAG TATTTCAAGTGTTTGAAGAGCTTGGTATTCTACAGTTGTGAGTATCTCAAGAAATCCCCAGAGTTTGTTGGTTTACATAGTcttgagaagttatcatttggtTATTGCTCAAATTTGATGGGATTGGACTCAACAATTGGAGAATTGAAGAGACTTCGTATTTTAAACGTAGCTGATTGTAAGAACCTACGAGAACTCCCACGAAGAATCTGTGAGTTAAAATCACTTGAAATCTTATATCTCGATAGCTGCACAAAACTAGAAGAATTGCCTGATGATTTGGGAAAGTTGGAAGGTCTGAAAGAGTTGAATGCAGTTGCAACAGCTATTACAAGATTACCTGGTTCTGTTGGACATTTAAAGAACTTAGAGATGCTATTGCTATTACAGGACCTCGTATTGAAAAGACAATCCAAATTTTCGGACATATTCTCAACTTGGTTGCAACCAAAAGGAAGCCTTAGTAGAGTGGGATATTTACCTTCTTCAGTTTCAAGTTTAAGTGCTTTAAAAGTTTTACAAATTGAGAACTGGAATATGACTGAAGATGATATTCCTTTTTCTCTTGCGAGTTTATCATCTTTACAGAATCTATGTTTTAGCAATAATAAGTTTCATGTTATACCTTTCAACCTTTGTGACCTTTCTAGTCTCAAGCATCTGAATTTAAGCGAATGTCCGAATCTTAAAAGTATCCCTGAAATTCCTCCCACTCTTCAGAATCTCAGAGCTTATAATTGCAAGTCGTTAGAGAGACTTCCAAATTTGTCAGGTTTGAAAAGGTTGAAGGAACTGGAATTGTTTCGTTGTGAAATGTTGACGGAGATTCAAGGGTTGGAGAACCTTGATTCTGTTAGAGAAATAAGTTTATGGAGCTGCAAGAGTTTTGGAAGACTACTTGACGTATCTAACttgagtaaattgaagaacttggaTCTTAGTCACTGCGAAAGATTGATAGAGATTCGAGGCTTGGACAACCTTCGTTCCATACGCTACATCAACTTATTCAATTGCAAGGGTCTCAAAAATCCTTTCACTGAAAACTTCTTCAAA GTCCATTATGAACATGGTAGTGAGCTCCAACTAGGGCTTTGCAACAGCAATGTTCCGAATTGGTTTAGCTACAAAGTAGATGGATGTTCAATGTGCTTCAATATGCCTCTACAAGTGGAGAGTACATTCTTGGGCATGTTTCTTTGGGTTGTTTATGGAACAGTGGATGAAACTAAAAATGTTTATCCTAAAGCCACCATTGTCGATGAAACAAATGGCGTTGAGTTTAACCATCGTCTGTGGACAACCATATCCTTTGCAGAAAACTCGTCCATCCATTACATACCACGAAATTACTTCAAATGTCCGGTTAAAGGCAGAGAAACGATGAGCATTCTTATTGAATGCTATGACTTTCCAACTGAAGATTTTGTTAAGAAATGTGGAGTTTATCTGTTGTACAAAGACAAGAATGGCCCGGTTCATTCTTTGTCTCCTGGTTTTCTTTAG